From Cyclobacteriaceae bacterium, a single genomic window includes:
- a CDS encoding outer membrane beta-barrel protein has protein sequence MVVRSVMLLVFVLASVAGYSQQQDSIQAKAVSVPTTKKKTSRPDIPGSIVVELGLNFKNGVVPPDFQKGFWGSRTLNIYYQYQIRILKSRFSFTPGIGLSLERWKFTNNYTLTNSPVPDGVYAGTYALVPANSLYPGVTINRSQLINNYIEMPLELRYDTAPEDIARSINLAFGARFGILYDSFTKIDFSEGGEDKSIKNKQNHGMNTLRYGLYGRIGVGGFGIFSYVNMSPMFQDNKGPIQTSMNSVTIGISVNGF, from the coding sequence ATGGTAGTTCGATCGGTCATGTTGCTGGTGTTCGTTTTGGCGAGTGTAGCAGGGTATTCTCAGCAGCAGGATTCAATTCAGGCAAAGGCAGTCTCTGTCCCAACTACTAAGAAAAAAACCTCAAGACCTGATATTCCGGGATCAATTGTCGTTGAGTTAGGTCTCAATTTTAAAAATGGCGTCGTTCCTCCTGACTTTCAAAAAGGATTCTGGGGCTCCAGAACACTCAATATTTATTATCAATACCAGATCAGAATTCTTAAGTCAAGATTCAGCTTTACTCCGGGAATCGGATTGAGTCTTGAGCGATGGAAGTTTACGAACAACTACACACTGACCAACTCTCCAGTACCTGATGGAGTGTATGCTGGAACCTATGCACTGGTTCCTGCCAATAGTCTTTATCCAGGCGTTACGATCAACCGTTCACAGCTGATCAACAATTATATTGAAATGCCGCTGGAGCTTCGTTATGATACGGCTCCTGAGGATATCGCAAGAAGTATCAACCTTGCCTTTGGTGCACGATTCGGAATCCTTTATGACTCTTTTACCAAGATCGATTTTAGTGAAGGTGGTGAAGACAAGAGCATCAAGAACAAGCAGAACCACGGTATGAATACACTTCGCTACGGATTGTATGGCCGCATCGGTGTTGGCGGCTTTGGTATTTTCAGCTATGTGAATATGTCGCCGATGTTCCAGGATAATAAGGGCCCGATTCAGACATCTATGAATTCGGTTACCATTGGAATTTCTGTAAACGGATTCTAA
- a CDS encoding CHASE2 domain-containing protein, producing MKILTLLLILVAPFCQSQSAKTFDPNIILINVGDLDRVGIAKQLGMINKLNPKVVALDLIFQESHGDNKDKLLIKELSGCKNLVMATLIKSVAAGSEKKYMVSGNHAAFLPPRSTTGFTNLILEKDESQIKFAAWRKVNERPQKDTEYHFSIQTAMAFDSSKTSEFLSKNLQTIDIDYSYDLKTVKRYSVEDVLTGKINSNDVEGKIVLLGFLGPGDEDKTKIIYNNEVRSLYEMEILATILSQVLNAR from the coding sequence ATGAAGATCCTTACCCTCCTTCTGATTTTGGTTGCTCCTTTCTGCCAATCCCAAAGCGCAAAAACCTTTGACCCGAATATCATATTAATAAATGTCGGCGATCTCGACCGTGTGGGAATTGCCAAACAACTGGGGATGATCAACAAGCTCAATCCAAAAGTCGTCGCCCTCGATCTGATATTTCAGGAAAGTCATGGAGATAATAAAGACAAGCTTCTTATTAAAGAGCTCTCAGGCTGCAAGAACCTGGTCATGGCAACATTAATTAAAAGCGTGGCCGCCGGCAGTGAAAAGAAATACATGGTTTCAGGGAATCATGCTGCCTTTCTACCTCCACGCTCAACCACCGGATTTACAAACCTGATCCTGGAAAAAGATGAAAGCCAGATAAAGTTTGCTGCTTGGCGAAAGGTAAATGAAAGACCACAAAAGGATACTGAATATCATTTCTCCATTCAGACTGCTATGGCCTTTGACAGCTCAAAGACATCAGAATTCTTAAGCAAAAATCTACAAACAATCGACATTGATTATTCCTACGATCTGAAAACAGTTAAGAGATACTCTGTTGAAGATGTATTGACAGGAAAGATCAATTCAAATGATGTGGAAGGAAAAATTGTTTTGCTTGGCTTCCTCGGTCCCGGTGATGAGGATAAAACAAAAATAATCTATAACAACGAAGTGAGGAGTTTGTACGAAATGGAAATACTCGCTACGATTCTGTCACAGGTATTGAATGCCCGGTGA
- a CDS encoding 2-(1,2-epoxy-1,2-dihydrophenyl)acetyl-CoA isomerase: MAFQFLKYEVAEGVATITLNRPEFYNALNDEITFEFQDALKAVAKDDAVRVVVLTGEGKAFCSGQDLKAEPTGKKRSFLDSLHKRYNPIVRAMRGLPKPILCRLNGVAAGAGCSLALACDMIIASEDATLIEVFVNIGLVPDSGSSYFLPRLVGMAKAFELCAMGSKVKAAEALQLGLVNKVVPAAQLDAAVKEYTDYFAKAPTKAIGIIKKMLNKSTTSSLDEMLEYEAYSQEIAGGSEDHKEGVKAFLEKRKPGFVGK, translated from the coding sequence ATGGCATTTCAATTTCTGAAATATGAAGTAGCAGAGGGTGTTGCTACCATCACATTAAACCGTCCTGAGTTTTACAATGCGTTGAATGATGAGATCACTTTTGAATTTCAGGATGCGTTGAAGGCGGTTGCCAAAGATGATGCGGTGAGAGTGGTGGTATTGACGGGTGAGGGGAAAGCATTTTGTTCTGGGCAGGATCTGAAAGCGGAGCCGACAGGTAAGAAGCGATCTTTTCTGGATTCACTTCACAAGAGATATAATCCGATCGTTCGTGCGATGCGGGGATTGCCGAAGCCGATACTTTGCAGATTGAATGGAGTGGCAGCAGGAGCAGGATGTTCGCTGGCGCTGGCGTGTGATATGATCATAGCTTCAGAGGATGCAACGCTTATTGAAGTGTTTGTGAATATTGGTTTGGTGCCGGATTCAGGGTCGTCTTATTTTCTCCCGCGACTGGTAGGCATGGCCAAGGCGTTTGAGTTGTGTGCGATGGGAAGCAAGGTTAAAGCGGCGGAAGCCCTGCAGCTTGGATTGGTTAATAAGGTTGTTCCGGCGGCACAACTGGATGCGGCGGTAAAAGAGTACACAGATTATTTCGCGAAAGCGCCGACGAAAGCGATCGGCATTATTAAGAAGATGTTGAATAAGTCAACGACCTCTTCCCTGGATGAGATGCTGGAATACGAGGCATACAGTCAGGAGATTGCGGGAGGATCGGAAGATCATAAAGAAGGAGTCAAGGCGTTTCTTGAGAAGAGGAAGCCTGGGTTTGTTGGAAAGTGA